One region of Niallia sp. Man26 genomic DNA includes:
- a CDS encoding ABC transporter ATP-binding protein, translating to MPVQKAKDAKGTLKRLARYLGTYKIQLLFVIAAAILSTVFSIFSPKILAEAIDTLFNGLMNKMNGVPGAEIDFAAIGQVLVWLILLYIISALFMYIQQIIMVNISQKTIFQLRQEVHEKLERLPLKYFDRTPHGETLSRAINDIDNINNTLQQSVTQLITSVITFVGVIIMMLTISPVLAIVCFLTIPLSILATVKIAKRSQVQFRSQQATLGALNGHIEEMFTGHQIVKAFGHEEKAMEEFDSINDRLYESSWRSQFISGLIMPLMQFINNLGYVFVVVIGAIFVSAGRITVGDVQAFIQYARQFSQPIQQLSNISNIIQSTIASAERVFELLDEEEEPKDTSRVKVIEQPQGAVDFDAVYFSYKEDEELIKDLTIQIKPGQKVAIVGPTGAGKTTLINLLMRFYDIDSGVIKIDGVDISTMDRGALRSMFGMVLQDTWLFKGTIRDNIAYGKQGATDEEITRAAMLANAEHFIRTLPEGYDTVINEDGSNISGGQKQLLTIARALLANPSLLILDEATSSVDTRTEAQIQEAMAELMKNRTSFVIAHRLSTIKDADIILVMKHGQVIEQGNHEELLQQKGFYADLYYSQFSEATA from the coding sequence ATGCCTGTTCAAAAAGCTAAGGATGCAAAAGGGACGCTAAAACGGCTTGCTCGTTATCTTGGTACCTATAAAATCCAGCTTTTATTTGTGATTGCCGCTGCGATCCTAAGCACTGTTTTTTCCATTTTCAGCCCGAAAATATTAGCTGAAGCAATTGATACGCTTTTTAATGGGCTGATGAATAAAATGAACGGTGTGCCAGGGGCAGAAATAGATTTTGCTGCAATCGGACAGGTCCTTGTCTGGCTTATTCTTTTATATATTATAAGTGCGTTGTTTATGTATATACAGCAGATCATTATGGTTAATATTTCGCAAAAGACAATCTTCCAGCTTCGCCAAGAGGTGCACGAAAAGCTGGAAAGACTTCCGCTTAAATATTTTGACAGAACACCACATGGTGAAACATTGAGCCGAGCCATTAATGATATTGATAATATTAATAATACGCTGCAGCAAAGTGTCACTCAATTGATTACATCTGTCATTACATTTGTCGGTGTTATTATTATGATGCTTACGATTAGTCCTGTTCTTGCCATTGTATGCTTTTTAACTATTCCCTTAAGCATACTAGCGACAGTAAAAATCGCTAAGCGCTCACAAGTGCAATTTCGGAGCCAGCAAGCAACACTCGGTGCGTTAAATGGGCATATCGAGGAGATGTTTACCGGGCATCAGATTGTTAAGGCATTCGGCCATGAGGAAAAAGCGATGGAGGAATTCGACAGCATTAATGACAGGCTGTATGAATCCAGCTGGAGATCTCAGTTTATTTCTGGGCTTATTATGCCATTGATGCAATTCATCAATAATTTAGGCTATGTATTTGTTGTTGTTATCGGGGCGATTTTTGTTTCGGCAGGCAGAATTACTGTCGGGGACGTGCAAGCATTTATTCAATATGCAAGACAATTTTCACAGCCGATTCAGCAGCTTTCTAATATTTCAAATATCATTCAATCGACGATTGCTTCTGCTGAGAGGGTGTTTGAGCTGCTCGATGAAGAAGAGGAGCCGAAAGATACCAGCAGAGTGAAGGTTATAGAGCAGCCGCAGGGCGCAGTAGACTTCGATGCAGTTTACTTCAGCTATAAAGAAGATGAGGAGCTTATTAAAGATTTAACGATTCAAATTAAACCGGGTCAGAAAGTGGCAATTGTTGGTCCGACAGGTGCTGGAAAAACTACATTGATTAACTTGCTGATGAGATTTTATGATATTGACAGCGGGGTTATTAAGATTGATGGTGTTGATATCTCAACAATGGATCGAGGAGCTTTACGAAGTATGTTTGGCATGGTTTTGCAAGACACATGGCTGTTTAAAGGGACGATTCGCGACAATATAGCGTATGGTAAGCAAGGTGCGACAGATGAGGAAATAACAAGAGCTGCAATGCTTGCAAATGCCGAGCATTTCATCCGCACATTGCCTGAAGGCTATGACACAGTCATTAATGAAGATGGTTCGAATATTTCCGGGGGACAAAAGCAGCTGCTTACAATTGCAAGGGCACTGCTGGCAAACCCAAGCCTGCTGATTCTAGATGAGGCAACGAGCAGTGTTGACACTCGAACGGAAGCACAAATTCAAGAGGCAATGGCAGAGCTAATGAAAAATCGAACCAGCTTCGTCATTGCACACAGGCTTTCAACAATTAAGGATGCAGACATCATCCTTGTCATGAAACACGGGCAAGTGATTGAACAGGGCAATCATGAAGAATTACTTCAGCAAAAAGGTTTTTATGCAGATTTGTATTACAGTCAATTTTCAGAAGCGACTGCTTAA
- a CDS encoding ABC transporter ATP-binding protein yields MKKLLLGLKPYKIGVAIVLLLTLFRVLAELFLPTIMADIVDNGIVKDNRPLMLQLGGLMIAVAAFGTVCACFSSYYSSKVGSSFAKDLRRKMFYKVESFGIEEANQVGISSLINRTTNDVSQVQQVTMMILRMVVLAPMMCIGGIVMAISKNAKLSLIFLVAIPVLALTIYLVIKKGIPLFKVMQNKLDNLNGVLRENLTGVRVIRSFNKEEFEQKRFRHANEDLTTTALKVNKIMAITMPIMMIVLNLSTVAIIWFGSIQVDQGNMQVGDIMAFVQYGMQIMFSLMMVSMIFVMMPRASASAERINEVLEISPVMKDNETNSQMLRRGDVEFRNVSFSYPLAEKPVLEHLSFQMRPGTTTAIIGGTGSGKSTILHLIARFYDVNKGEILVDGMNIKEYAQGDLRQLIGYVPQKAVLFTGTIADNIRFGKEDATEAEIRKALEISQSKEFVDELEKGIYSELSQGGANLSGGQKQRLSIARALVRKPRIYLFDDSFSALDYRTDANLRKALNKEITDANVVIVAQRVSTIKDADTIIVLDEGKIAGIGTHEQLLASCSVYQEIVKSQGVVEETV; encoded by the coding sequence ATGAAGAAGCTGCTGCTAGGATTAAAACCGTATAAGATAGGGGTTGCGATCGTACTGTTATTAACACTGTTCAGAGTACTGGCAGAACTGTTTTTGCCGACAATTATGGCTGATATAGTCGATAATGGAATTGTAAAGGATAACCGCCCTCTAATGCTGCAACTAGGCGGATTGATGATTGCAGTCGCTGCCTTTGGCACGGTATGTGCTTGTTTTTCAAGCTATTACTCCTCTAAAGTTGGATCATCTTTTGCAAAGGACTTAAGAAGAAAGATGTTTTATAAGGTAGAGAGCTTCGGAATAGAGGAAGCAAATCAAGTAGGAATTTCCTCGCTAATCAACAGAACAACAAACGACGTAAGTCAAGTGCAGCAAGTAACAATGATGATATTAAGAATGGTTGTGTTAGCGCCAATGATGTGTATCGGCGGGATTGTAATGGCAATATCAAAAAATGCGAAGCTGTCCTTGATATTCCTAGTGGCCATCCCGGTACTCGCACTTACTATCTATCTTGTTATAAAAAAGGGCATCCCATTATTTAAGGTGATGCAAAACAAGCTTGATAACCTTAATGGTGTGCTTCGAGAAAATTTGACTGGTGTTCGTGTAATTCGCTCCTTTAATAAAGAGGAGTTTGAACAGAAACGTTTTCGTCATGCTAACGAAGATTTGACCACTACTGCTTTAAAGGTCAATAAAATTATGGCGATTACCATGCCGATTATGATGATTGTTCTTAATTTATCTACAGTTGCTATTATTTGGTTCGGTTCTATTCAGGTAGACCAAGGAAATATGCAGGTCGGTGACATCATGGCGTTTGTCCAATATGGAATGCAAATTATGTTTTCTCTTATGATGGTCAGCATGATATTTGTAATGATGCCTCGTGCTTCTGCTTCTGCAGAGCGTATCAATGAGGTACTTGAAATTTCGCCAGTAATGAAGGATAACGAAACAAACAGTCAAATGCTACGCAGAGGAGATGTAGAATTTCGGAATGTGAGTTTCTCTTATCCCTTGGCAGAAAAGCCAGTGCTTGAGCATCTTTCGTTTCAAATGAGACCTGGAACGACAACTGCCATTATTGGCGGGACAGGCTCAGGGAAATCCACAATCCTTCATTTAATAGCAAGATTTTACGATGTGAATAAAGGTGAAATACTTGTAGATGGAATGAATATAAAGGAGTATGCTCAAGGCGATCTGCGCCAGCTAATCGGTTATGTGCCGCAAAAAGCTGTCCTTTTTACAGGGACAATTGCCGATAATATCCGATTTGGAAAGGAAGATGCTACAGAGGCAGAAATACGGAAAGCTTTGGAGATTTCCCAATCGAAGGAGTTTGTCGATGAGCTGGAGAAGGGCATCTATTCAGAACTTTCACAAGGAGGCGCAAATCTTTCAGGCGGACAAAAGCAGCGTCTGTCCATTGCGAGAGCACTTGTAAGAAAGCCGCGCATTTACTTGTTTGATGACAGCTTTTCCGCCCTTGATTATCGAACAGATGCTAATTTAAGAAAAGCGTTGAATAAGGAAATTACGGATGCAAATGTTGTAATCGTTGCACAAAGGGTCAGCACCATTAAAGATGCAGATACTATTATCGTCTTAGACGAAGGAAAGATTGCAGGGATTGGCACACATGAGCAATTACTGGCAAGCTGCAGTGTGTATCAAGAAATCGTGAAGTCACAAGGTGTAGTGGAGGAGACAGTATGA
- a CDS encoding methyl-accepting chemotaxis protein has protein sequence MKSKKSKFFKKKEGGTKVTASIRNWKKEINTVFARLGKNRKTKTKFVSIRKKLIFSFLTILLVPSLIISIVSYVIAKDKIEQNLIVSSHESVKFIHNEIASITTKKEQDATFMANAIDDSMLDGDRNEIRRIFTQYLGQNQDVLNVYYVREDGEVYINANQEVPDGIDFLDQTWYKEAVNSDGNVVMLQPREDERTGNSIVTFSKVTYEKKGAIAIDLKISSLKDMIRGSKIGEQGYMLLLDAQGNYIYHPNSNTGAKDNSQWIQEMYKEKEGEVAFTDEQQERLAIYESDEKTGWKIAGVMDQSEIGKASSTIFSTTTIVLIAAIIIGGALIFYIIRSIIMPLKLLAKSAERISAGDLTEDISIKAKDEIGLLAKGFTSMQSHLRDVVTSLNHSMEQVTASSEQLVASAGQTTAASNQVTTSVQQIAHDAENITTSIGQNSTSLEEVLQDVMKIADKSTAVAALSKDAHHLAEEGGAFVEKNLKQMQFIHQSIKQSNKVIEELNIRSKEIGKIIQVIGSIADQTNLLALNAAIESARAGEHGKGFSVVANEVRKLAEQSQESAKLISALIADIQKDTDQSVVIMGEVSKNAEAGLSISEATSDKFAQIIQSTKEMGPEMEDVSGAAQQMSAGLQEVSSSANDIATIALGNAAGAQEVAAASEEQLASMEEINSSAKALTKMAEELLVIVNKFKV, from the coding sequence AAAAGTCTAAATTTTTCAAAAAGAAAGAAGGTGGCACTAAAGTAACAGCTAGCATACGAAACTGGAAAAAAGAAATTAATACTGTGTTTGCAAGACTGGGGAAAAATAGAAAGACAAAGACTAAGTTCGTATCTATACGAAAAAAGCTTATATTCTCCTTTCTCACTATTCTCCTAGTTCCCAGCTTAATTATTTCCATTGTTTCCTATGTAATAGCAAAAGATAAAATTGAACAAAATCTAATTGTTTCCTCACATGAAAGTGTCAAGTTTATTCATAATGAAATTGCATCTATAACAACTAAGAAAGAGCAGGATGCAACCTTTATGGCGAATGCAATTGATGATTCAATGCTCGACGGAGACAGAAATGAAATAAGAAGAATATTCACCCAATACTTAGGACAGAACCAAGATGTTCTTAATGTTTACTATGTTAGGGAAGATGGCGAAGTATACATAAATGCAAATCAGGAAGTGCCAGATGGAATAGATTTTCTCGATCAAACCTGGTATAAGGAAGCTGTTAATTCAGACGGGAATGTTGTGATGCTCCAGCCGAGGGAGGATGAGCGAACAGGGAATTCGATTGTTACGTTCTCTAAGGTTACGTATGAAAAAAAAGGTGCCATTGCAATCGATTTAAAGATCAGTTCTTTAAAGGATATGATCAGAGGCTCGAAAATCGGTGAACAAGGATATATGCTGCTCCTGGATGCACAAGGAAACTATATTTATCATCCTAATTCAAATACTGGTGCAAAGGATAATTCACAGTGGATTCAGGAAATGTATAAAGAGAAGGAAGGAGAAGTGGCCTTTACTGACGAACAGCAGGAGAGGTTAGCAATTTATGAGTCTGATGAAAAAACAGGCTGGAAGATTGCTGGCGTTATGGATCAATCGGAGATAGGAAAGGCGTCTTCGACTATTTTTTCAACAACAACGATTGTGCTGATTGCGGCAATTATAATTGGCGGCGCACTTATTTTCTATATTATCCGCTCTATTATTATGCCATTGAAGCTGTTGGCTAAAAGTGCAGAACGAATTTCCGCCGGTGATTTAACAGAAGATATTTCGATTAAAGCAAAGGACGAAATTGGTTTGCTTGCCAAAGGCTTTACAAGCATGCAGAGTCACTTGCGAGATGTTGTTACAAGTCTGAATCATTCGATGGAGCAGGTGACTGCCTCTTCTGAACAATTGGTGGCAAGTGCTGGTCAAACGACAGCTGCTTCTAATCAGGTGACTACATCTGTGCAGCAAATTGCTCATGATGCAGAGAACATTACGACAAGTATTGGGCAAAACTCTACTTCGTTAGAGGAAGTTCTTCAAGATGTAATGAAGATTGCAGATAAATCAACTGCTGTCGCAGCTCTTTCCAAGGATGCACATCATTTGGCTGAAGAAGGCGGAGCATTTGTTGAGAAAAACTTGAAACAAATGCAGTTTATTCACCAGTCTATTAAGCAATCAAATAAAGTGATTGAGGAATTAAATATCCGCTCCAAGGAAATCGGCAAAATCATTCAAGTTATTGGCTCCATTGCTGATCAAACTAATTTACTGGCTTTAAATGCGGCCATTGAATCAGCAAGAGCCGGAGAGCACGGCAAAGGTTTCTCCGTTGTTGCCAATGAAGTTCGCAAGCTTGCAGAACAATCGCAGGAGTCTGCTAAGCTTATCTCTGCCCTTATTGCTGACATTCAAAAAGATACAGATCAATCGGTTGTCATCATGGGAGAAGTATCAAAAAATGCTGAAGCAGGATTATCCATCTCAGAAGCTACATCTGACAAGTTTGCCCAAATTATACAAAGCACAAAAGAAATGGGTCCGGAAATGGAAGACGTATCTGGGGCTGCACAGCAAATGTCTGCAGGCCTACAAGAGGTTTCCTCCTCAGCCAATGATATTGCCACAATTGCACTTGGCAATGCAGCAGGTGCCCAAGAGGTGGCAGCCGCTTCAGAAGAGCAGCTTGCCAGCATGGAAGAAATTAATTCCTCTGCTAAAGCTTTGACAAAAATGGCAGAAGAGCTGCTTGTGATTGTTAATAAATTTAAAGTGTAA